Proteins encoded together in one Rhizobacter sp. J219 window:
- a CDS encoding S41 family peptidase, whose protein sequence is MGAKLKVAGWVVVGAVAGALTTMQLQATARSNPINQLPLEELQQLAAVFDVVKSSYVEPVDEKKLIKDAIGGMVAGLDPHSQYLEGKNFTEFRESVSGKFVGVGIEIGMEDGLVKVVSPIEGSPAFKAGIKSGDLITRIDDTAVRGLTMDQAVKRMRGERDTKVVLTIFRKSESRTFPLTITRSEINVQSVRAKMVEPGYGWLRVSQFQEPTVIDFVRKLNELYAQDPNLKGLVLDLRNDPGGLLDAAVAISAAFLPQGVTVVSMNGQIPQSRAEFKAVQRDYSRRAGFDPLKGLPEAVKTVPVVVLVNEGSASASEIVAGALQDHKRATIMGAQTFGKGSVQTEIRQLPVANTSVKITTARYYTPSGKSIQARGIVPDVMLDETAEGNVFAALRMREADLDKHLNSGQGAEVKDAAREKAREEARKKLEEEAAKSAAAPKPLPEFGSAEDFQLAQALNRLKGKPVMVSKSAVERKPEASTTN, encoded by the coding sequence ATGGGCGCCAAACTCAAGGTCGCTGGCTGGGTTGTCGTGGGCGCCGTGGCTGGCGCCCTGACCACGATGCAACTGCAGGCCACCGCCCGCAGCAACCCCATCAACCAGCTTCCGCTGGAAGAGTTGCAGCAACTGGCCGCGGTGTTCGACGTGGTGAAGAGCTCCTATGTCGAGCCCGTCGACGAGAAGAAGCTGATCAAGGACGCGATCGGCGGCATGGTGGCCGGCCTCGACCCGCACTCCCAGTACCTCGAAGGCAAGAACTTCACCGAATTCCGCGAGAGCGTCTCCGGCAAGTTCGTCGGCGTGGGCATCGAGATCGGCATGGAAGACGGCCTGGTCAAGGTCGTCTCGCCCATCGAAGGCTCGCCCGCCTTCAAGGCCGGCATCAAGTCGGGCGACCTCATCACCCGCATCGACGACACCGCCGTGCGCGGCCTCACGATGGACCAGGCCGTCAAGCGCATGCGCGGCGAGCGCGACACCAAGGTCGTGCTGACCATCTTCCGCAAGAGCGAGAGCCGCACCTTCCCGCTGACCATCACCCGCTCCGAGATCAACGTGCAGAGCGTGCGCGCCAAGATGGTCGAGCCCGGCTACGGCTGGCTGCGCGTGAGCCAGTTCCAGGAGCCCACCGTCATCGACTTCGTGCGCAAGCTCAACGAGCTGTATGCGCAAGACCCCAACCTCAAGGGCCTGGTGCTCGACCTGCGCAACGACCCGGGCGGCCTGCTCGACGCGGCCGTCGCCATCTCGGCCGCCTTCCTGCCGCAAGGCGTGACGGTGGTGTCGATGAACGGGCAGATCCCGCAGTCGCGCGCCGAGTTCAAGGCGGTGCAGCGCGACTACAGCCGCCGGGCCGGCTTCGACCCGCTCAAGGGCCTGCCCGAAGCGGTGAAGACGGTGCCGGTGGTGGTGCTGGTCAACGAAGGCTCGGCCTCGGCCAGCGAAATCGTCGCCGGTGCCCTGCAAGACCACAAGCGCGCCACCATCATGGGCGCCCAGACCTTCGGCAAGGGCTCGGTGCAGACCGAGATCCGCCAGCTGCCGGTGGCCAACACCTCGGTCAAGATCACCACCGCGCGTTACTACACGCCGAGCGGCAAGTCGATCCAGGCGCGCGGCATCGTGCCCGACGTCATGCTCGACGAAACCGCCGAGGGCAACGTCTTCGCCGCCCTGCGCATGCGCGAGGCCGACCTCGACAAGCACCTGAACAGCGGCCAGGGCGCCGAGGTGAAAGACGCCGCCCGCGAGAAGGCCCGCGAAGAAGCGCGCAAGAAGCTGGAAGAGGAAGCCGCCAAATCGGCTGCGGCGCCCAAGCCGCTGCCCGAGTTCGGCAGCGCCGAAGACTTCCAGCTGGCCCAGGCGCTCAACCGCCTGAAGGGCAAGCCGGTGATGGTGTCCAAGAGCGCGGTCGAGCGCAAGCCGGAAGCCTCGACGACGAACTGA
- a CDS encoding HesA/MoeB/ThiF family protein — MNDDQLLRYSRHILLDELGIEGQRRLLDSHALVIGAGGLGSPVALYLGTAGVGRITLVDHDKVDLTNLQRQIAHDMSRVGRPKAESAKQSIAEINPEVQVAALTERAGPERLDELVAAADVVIDCTDNFATRHAVNAACVKHRKPLVSGAAIGFDAQISVYDTREPDAPCYACLFPPDAAFEEVRCATMGVFAPLVGIIGSMQAAEALKLLAGTGSSLAGRLQMLDARSMEWTEIKTARAPDCSVCKAR; from the coding sequence ATGAACGACGACCAGCTCCTGCGCTACTCGCGCCACATCCTGCTCGACGAGCTGGGCATCGAAGGCCAGCGCCGCCTGCTCGACTCGCATGCGCTCGTCATCGGCGCGGGCGGCCTGGGGTCGCCGGTGGCGCTTTACCTGGGCACGGCGGGCGTCGGCCGCATCACCCTCGTCGACCACGACAAGGTCGACCTCACCAACCTGCAGCGCCAGATCGCGCACGACATGAGCCGCGTCGGCCGGCCCAAGGCCGAATCGGCGAAACAGTCGATCGCCGAGATCAACCCCGAGGTGCAGGTCGCAGCCCTCACCGAACGTGCCGGCCCCGAGCGGCTCGACGAGCTGGTCGCCGCGGCCGACGTCGTGATCGACTGCACCGACAACTTCGCCACCCGCCACGCGGTCAACGCCGCCTGCGTGAAGCACCGAAAGCCGCTCGTCTCGGGTGCAGCCATCGGCTTCGACGCCCAGATCTCCGTCTACGACACCCGGGAGCCCGACGCACCCTGCTACGCCTGCCTCTTCCCGCCCGATGCCGCCTTCGAAGAGGTGCGCTGCGCCACGATGGGCGTCTTCGCCCCGCTGGTGGGCATCATCGGCAGCATGCAGGCGGCCGAGGCGCTGAAGCTCCTGGCCGGCACCGGCTCGTCGCTCGCCGGGCGGCTGCAGATGCTCGATGCGCGCAGCATGGAGTGGACGGAGATCAAGACGGCTCGCGCCCCTGATTGCAGCGTGTGCAAGGCACGCTAG
- a CDS encoding TIGR00730 family Rossman fold protein, whose protein sequence is MDKRTELTARNILPAKKEAELQGPPPSLYDGPESSYRLAFTDEKFLLRDELRPVRMQLELLKPELVQKEQGIESTIVIFGSARIVPPDVAQRLLSDAKSANNETAIRIAENHVRMSRYYDEAQRFGALVTQKSRQLASPIYVVTGGGPGIMEAGNRGAHEVGGKSIGLNIVLPHEQAPNPYITPELCFQFHYFGLRKMHFLMRSIGLVCFPGGFGTLDEMFEVLTLIQTGKCRRRPILLFGREFWSKLVNFEHLVETGMISEVDLQLFKFVESAEEAWEALEAEYGFDIPATEIGDLGSFDMED, encoded by the coding sequence ATGGACAAGCGCACAGAACTCACCGCCCGCAACATTCTCCCGGCCAAGAAGGAAGCCGAGCTGCAAGGCCCGCCCCCTTCGTTGTACGACGGCCCGGAGAGCTCCTACCGCCTCGCCTTCACCGACGAGAAATTCCTGCTGCGAGACGAGCTGCGCCCGGTGCGCATGCAGCTCGAGCTGCTCAAGCCCGAGCTGGTGCAGAAGGAACAGGGCATCGAGTCGACCATCGTGATCTTCGGCAGTGCGCGCATCGTGCCGCCCGACGTGGCGCAGCGCCTGCTGTCCGATGCGAAGTCGGCCAACAATGAGACGGCGATCCGCATCGCCGAGAACCACGTGCGCATGTCGCGCTACTACGACGAGGCCCAGCGCTTCGGCGCCCTGGTGACGCAGAAGTCGCGCCAGCTCGCCTCGCCCATCTACGTCGTCACCGGTGGTGGCCCCGGCATCATGGAAGCCGGCAACCGCGGTGCGCACGAAGTGGGGGGCAAGAGCATCGGCCTCAACATCGTGCTGCCCCACGAGCAGGCGCCCAACCCCTACATCACGCCGGAGCTGTGCTTCCAGTTCCACTACTTCGGCCTGCGCAAGATGCACTTCCTGATGCGCTCGATCGGGCTGGTGTGCTTCCCCGGCGGCTTCGGCACGCTCGACGAGATGTTCGAGGTGCTCACGCTCATCCAGACCGGCAAGTGCCGTCGTAGGCCCATCCTGCTCTTCGGTCGCGAGTTCTGGTCCAAGCTCGTCAACTTCGAGCACCTGGTCGAGACCGGCATGATCAGCGAGGTCGACCTGCAGCTCTTCAAATTCGTCGAGTCGGCGGAAGAGGCCTGGGAGGCGCTCGAAGCCGAATACGGCTTCGACATCCCCGCCACCGAGATCGGCGACCTCGGCAGCTTCGACATGGAGGACTAG
- the rocF gene encoding arginase, whose protein sequence is MPAISIIGAPTDIGAGARGASMGPEALRVANIVPTLQGLGLDVADRGNLSGPANPWLPPIDGYRHLAEVVAWNKLVHEAVHAELAQGRFPLLLGGDHCLGLGSISAVARHCRETKKKLRILWLDAHADFNTNILTPSGNLHGMPVACLCGKGPQELIEIGGHVPAISPKWIRQIGIRSVDAGEKRFVHEMDLEVFDMRYIDEMGMRHTMELALATLDVNTHLHVSFDVDFLDPDFAPGVGTTVMGGPTYREAQLCMEMIADTGCMASLDVMELNPALDVRNRTAEVAVDLIESLFGKSTLMRK, encoded by the coding sequence ATGCCGGCCATCAGCATCATCGGCGCTCCCACCGACATTGGTGCTGGTGCACGCGGCGCGAGCATGGGCCCCGAGGCCCTGCGCGTCGCGAACATCGTCCCCACCCTGCAAGGCCTCGGCCTCGACGTCGCCGACCGGGGCAACCTCTCCGGCCCGGCCAATCCGTGGCTGCCGCCAATCGACGGCTACCGCCACCTCGCCGAGGTGGTGGCCTGGAACAAGCTCGTGCACGAGGCCGTGCACGCCGAGCTGGCGCAAGGGCGCTTTCCCCTGCTGCTCGGCGGCGACCACTGCCTGGGCCTGGGCAGCATCAGCGCGGTGGCCCGCCACTGCCGCGAGACGAAGAAAAAGCTGCGCATCCTCTGGCTCGACGCGCACGCCGACTTCAACACCAACATCCTCACCCCGAGCGGCAACCTGCACGGCATGCCGGTCGCCTGCCTGTGCGGCAAGGGCCCGCAGGAGCTGATCGAGATCGGCGGACACGTGCCGGCGATCAGCCCGAAGTGGATCCGCCAGATCGGCATCCGAAGCGTCGACGCCGGCGAGAAGCGCTTCGTGCACGAGATGGACCTCGAGGTCTTCGACATGCGCTACATCGACGAGATGGGCATGCGCCACACCATGGAGCTGGCGCTGGCCACGCTCGACGTCAACACCCACCTGCACGTGAGCTTCGACGTCGACTTCCTCGACCCCGACTTCGCACCCGGCGTGGGCACCACCGTGATGGGCGGCCCCACCTACCGCGAGGCGCAGCTGTGCATGGAGATGATCGCCGACACCGGCTGCATGGCCTCGCTCGACGTGATGGAGCTCAACCCCGCGCTCGACGTGCGCAACCGCACCGCCGAGGTGGCCGTCGACCTGATCGAGAGCCTCTTCGGGAAGAGCACCTTGATGCGGAAGTGA
- a CDS encoding MipA/OmpV family protein encodes MKLIARRGVERGLVLALGVVAGAAAGVAHAQSFDSVRLDGPDGEGHGRVGVAAIASHRYLGSDERRYLLLPTVEYRWANGWFAGVGNGIGYRFGSSPQLQYGVRLAADFGRKESRSEVLRGLGDIPRRPQAGVFLNWHPSRELGFSSSLRYGSGEDRDGLVADFGVHTGTQLAPRWRLGLGLGATWVNRAWMQSYFGITPEQSVRSGYAVSTVGAGVRDVKLSSSLLYFINRDWAATLVVSAISLQGDAKDSVIVRERNPVSAVLALGYRF; translated from the coding sequence ATGAAACTGATCGCAAGACGTGGTGTGGAGCGTGGCCTGGTGCTGGCGCTGGGTGTGGTGGCAGGTGCGGCCGCGGGTGTGGCCCATGCGCAATCGTTCGACTCGGTGCGCCTCGACGGCCCCGACGGCGAAGGCCATGGCCGCGTCGGCGTGGCGGCGATTGCCAGTCACCGATACCTCGGCTCCGACGAGCGCCGCTACCTGCTGCTGCCCACGGTGGAGTACCGCTGGGCCAACGGCTGGTTTGCCGGCGTGGGCAATGGCATCGGCTACCGCTTCGGGAGCAGCCCGCAGCTGCAGTACGGCGTGCGCCTGGCTGCCGACTTCGGCCGCAAGGAGAGCCGCTCCGAGGTGCTGCGCGGGCTGGGCGACATCCCGCGGCGGCCGCAGGCGGGAGTGTTCCTCAACTGGCATCCTTCGCGCGAGCTGGGCTTCAGCAGCTCGCTGCGCTACGGCTCCGGTGAAGACCGCGATGGCCTGGTGGCCGACTTCGGGGTGCACACCGGCACCCAGCTCGCGCCGCGCTGGCGCCTCGGGCTCGGGCTCGGAGCGACCTGGGTCAACCGCGCATGGATGCAGTCGTATTTCGGCATCACCCCCGAGCAGAGTGTGCGCAGCGGCTATGCGGTGTCGACGGTCGGGGCCGGCGTGCGCGACGTGAAGCTGAGCAGCTCGCTCCTCTACTTCATCAACCGCGACTGGGCCGCCACGCTGGTGGTGAGTGCGATCTCGCTGCAAGGCGATGCGAAAGACAGCGTGATCGTGCGCGAGCGCAACCCGGTCAGCGCGGTGCTGGCCCTCGGCTACCGCTTCTGA
- a CDS encoding thermonuclease family protein, translated as MRRLAVVLALLACASAHALSGVVTHVTDGDTLWVRPEAGAPVKVRMQGIDAPERCQAWGAQSREALAARVLHRRVDVRTRAKDDYQRTIGTVTLDGHDVAAWMVREGHAWSQRYRKSLGPYAAEEAQARQGRRGLFAVPATEPREFRKAHGPCP; from the coding sequence ATGAGACGGCTGGCCGTGGTCTTGGCGTTGCTCGCGTGCGCATCCGCGCATGCACTGAGTGGCGTGGTCACGCACGTGACCGACGGCGACACGCTGTGGGTGCGGCCCGAGGCCGGCGCGCCGGTCAAGGTGCGGATGCAGGGCATCGATGCGCCCGAGCGGTGCCAGGCCTGGGGCGCGCAATCGCGCGAGGCGCTGGCCGCCCGCGTGCTGCACCGGCGGGTGGACGTGCGCACCCGGGCCAAAGACGACTACCAGCGCACCATCGGGACTGTCACGCTCGACGGGCACGATGTGGCGGCGTGGATGGTGCGCGAAGGCCACGCCTGGAGCCAGCGCTACCGCAAGAGCCTCGGCCCGTATGCGGCCGAGGAGGCCCAGGCGCGGCAAGGCAGGCGTGGGCTCTTTGCGGTGCCTGCCACCGAACCGCGCGAGTTCCGTAAGGCGCATGGTCCTTGCCCATGA
- a CDS encoding sodium:proton antiporter produces the protein MDTFVVWCVIVGVLLIVIGLTDTWRQELPVCASAIYLFAGYLLGPEVSGLLTLTLGTDAVLMERLTEAAVLISLFAVGLRLRAPVRDALWRTPLVLATLAMLITIGLVTGLGLALGLSLGGAVLLAAVLAPTDPVLASEVQVRDERDSDRLRFSLTGEGGLNDGAAFPFVMLALGLLGLHELGQGGWRWWGIDLVWAVVGGVAIGWTLGSIFSRAVVYLRREREQALGMESFLTLGLIALAYGLALAAHTYGFLAVFFAGLAMRQVERADNRQAGASAGRPAQASAYMAKAVLDFTLDVEKLAELTVMLLVGSLLTPAAFTPVSLAVALGLIFVARPIAVYASTWSLPLSATQRRLAAWFGVRGVGSMYYLSFAVAHGVAGETAAFVTDAVLVTIVLSVLLHGSTATPIMRFYRRARRARH, from the coding sequence GTGCGTGATCGTCGGCGTGCTGCTGATCGTGATCGGGCTGACCGACACCTGGCGGCAGGAGTTGCCGGTGTGTGCCTCGGCCATCTACCTCTTCGCCGGCTACCTGCTCGGGCCCGAGGTGTCGGGCCTGCTCACCTTGACGCTGGGCACCGACGCCGTGTTGATGGAGCGGCTCACCGAGGCGGCCGTGCTCATCTCGCTGTTTGCGGTCGGCCTGCGTCTGCGCGCACCGGTGCGCGACGCGCTGTGGCGAACGCCGCTGGTGCTGGCCACGCTGGCGATGCTGATCACCATCGGTCTGGTGACCGGGCTCGGGCTGGCGCTGGGCCTGTCGCTCGGCGGCGCCGTGCTGCTGGCAGCGGTGCTCGCGCCCACCGACCCGGTGCTCGCCTCGGAGGTGCAGGTGCGCGACGAACGCGACAGCGACCGCCTGCGCTTCAGCCTTACCGGCGAGGGTGGGCTGAACGACGGCGCGGCCTTTCCCTTCGTCATGCTGGCGCTCGGCCTGCTGGGCCTTCACGAGCTGGGGCAAGGCGGTTGGCGCTGGTGGGGCATCGATCTCGTGTGGGCGGTGGTCGGTGGCGTCGCGATCGGCTGGACGCTCGGCTCCATCTTCAGCCGCGCCGTCGTCTACCTGCGGCGCGAGCGCGAGCAGGCGCTGGGCATGGAGAGCTTTCTCACGCTTGGCCTGATCGCGCTCGCCTACGGCCTGGCTCTTGCGGCGCACACCTATGGGTTCCTCGCGGTGTTCTTCGCGGGCCTGGCCATGCGCCAGGTGGAGCGCGCCGACAACCGGCAGGCGGGGGCGTCGGCCGGGCGGCCCGCGCAGGCCTCGGCCTACATGGCAAAGGCGGTTCTCGATTTCACGCTCGACGTGGAGAAACTGGCGGAGCTGACGGTGATGCTGCTGGTGGGCAGCCTGCTCACACCGGCGGCGTTCACCCCGGTGTCGCTCGCGGTGGCGCTGGGGCTTATTTTCGTGGCGCGGCCGATCGCGGTGTATGCGAGCACCTGGTCGTTGCCGCTGAGTGCGACGCAGCGGCGGCTGGCGGCCTGGTTCGGCGTGCGCGGCGTGGGCTCGATGTACTACCTGTCGTTTGCGGTGGCGCACGGGGTTGCCGGCGAGACGGCGGCCTTCGTGACCGATGCGGTGCTGGTGACCATCGTGCTGTCGGTGCTGCTGCACGGATCGACGGCCACGCCGATCATGCGGTTCTACCGGCGCGCACGCCGCGCGCGACATTGA